ACTTCCACAGAGAATATAAGGGGCCGGAGGAAGTAGTTTTCAATCACACTTgctgggggggagggggggaggtTATTTTATAGGATGAGTAATGtatctaaaattttctaaaatataTTCTTTTGGTATGTtcgagagaagagagaagaaataaGAGTAGTAATTTGTATTTTTCAGGCATCTGAATTTGTTGAAACTGACAGGATCAAAGGATAACTCTGAAATAATTTTGCGGGTTTTCGGGGGAGCTGAAAATACATTAATACTACTGCTTTATTTATAATACTCCATGTTAAAGCAACATATCTTGGCCGGGTTGCTATCGTGGTGCTCGTCTGCGGACGGCTCGCTCCGCCGTCGTGGCCGCGCCGGCGATGCCTCACAGCATCGTCAATTCGTCAGGCAGGACCAGCATTGTGGCGGTCTCTGGAATTGGAGGGCACAGGATGGTGTGCAGAGGGCGGGTTGCTGCCATGCCTGGATGGACGACGACGGACGGGTGGCGGTTAAACCAGGCGGCAGAGGCAGAGCGGAGTCTGGGAAGGCACACCGGCGGCGGGGTGAAACTGCAACTGGTGGGTGGAAGATCAAGAGGCTTCGAGGGATTGGACGGAAAGCGAGGTGAGTTTGGGGGTTGTTCTGCTGCTTCGTCGCCGTCTGAACTCTGAACGCGTCGGGGTCGCCGAAAGCCGGTAGGTTTACAAAGAGAcggatttatttatttttctactaTCATCGGTTGGTCTACTTCAATACTTGTACCAAACATAAACATTGAGCAAAACATTGAATCCATACAGACCTGCAATaaacttcatgcatgtgtcgcaAATAACAGCAattcattgcattgcatataacGAAGCTTAGAGCCACGATCCAACCAAACGGCATGTAACCTGATCATACGGCATCCCCAGTCCTAGATGTCTGAGAAACAGCTACATCTACAGTAAGGTGGTCACATAAAGCAACTAATGGCATCGAACTAAAATACTTCAACAAAATATTGTGCTTCCCAGTTCTCACACGTCATCATAGACACGCATTCTTCTCATAGTCTGGGTAACAAAACCATGACGCCCACGCCATGTATCCAGATGATATTGCACCTAGGGAGCATCAGACCTCTCATCTCATGGACGGTATTTCAGCTTGGTCTTCTGCAAAATAAAGGGGAAAAACTTAACATCTAGCGAGTCATGTTCTTGTCAATAATTTTTCATGGCAGGTCCAGACGATTTTCATATACAAAATGGGCGATCTTTAGTTATAACCACCAAACCATAACTCCAGTCCACGAAACGAGTTTTGAGGACAGTTTTAGTACCTGAAACCTAGGCCTACTTATATGTAGTGATTCCATATTCATTGAATTCTCAGCATCATCCAACTCAATGATGGCCTTGGTTACTGCATTTGATAAATCTTTGTCCTCATTGACGTCAAAAAAACACCCTCGAGCCTGTGCATTCTTGATCATCTTCTGCCAAACAGAATTGCTGCTGGACAAAGTTGTCCCATTCCCCACAATCCATAAGCAATGCCTGCATAAAAACAAAAACAGGGCATATTGTACCTCGTTATTATGCCCGCATACTCAGACTTAAAAGCCAGGCTATACAAAATGGACTCTTCTCTGCATGAAATAAACTTACTTGGCCCTTGTTAGAGCCACATTAGTCCTTTGCAAGTTTGCGAGAAATCCAACTGAACCGGCTCCATTGCTCCTGACTGTTGATATGATAATGACATCTTCCTCCGCACCTTGGAAACCATCGACAGATTTCACTTTCACTGAGAAACCATCATACATACTATAGGATTTCCCAAGCTTTTCCTGGATAGCTCTAACTTGAGCATTGTACGGAGAGACTACACCGACGGAAAGTTTGATTCCTGTAGAAACTGCCTCTGCACTTAATAGAAAAGGAGGGAAACAATATTACCCACAGTTAAGCTTAAGCTGCCACTTGAGAAGGTTATGTACATCGAGAAGCAGAGCACTTGCCATAACAAGAAACACAGTACTACAACTAAAACAGCAATAATCATAGCAGCTGGTCTAACCTTTGAACAATCTCTGCACCATCCGCACAACTACAGCAACTTCTATTGTGTTTTTCAGGCTTCGGCCATATCTTTCAGTTGTTTCATGCCCACCTTCTACATTGATAAATGAATATGGACCAAACAACATTCCAGTTAAAAATTTCTTGTTATAGTTCTCGTGGGTGACATTAGGGCCATCAGATACCTTCCCATTGTAAAATGTATCAACTGGAAAATTGCTTATGTCAGGATGCATCCTGTACTGCACATTGAGAAGGTGCTTACTATAACCCAGAGAACTTAGCCTCTCAAAAACACTTCTCCCAAAGCTAGCACTGTCAGATATCTGTAAATAACAGCATTAGGTCAACAAGAGCACCAAGAAGAAAATTAAAGAAATAATAAATTGAAGGTGCTTACAGTGCTTTTCACAAAGGCTGGAAGCTGGTATTCGTCTCCAATCAGAACTGCCTGCCTTATGCCAGGTAGCTGCAAAGGAATTAAAGTCTCACACTCTTTGAGCTGTGCAGCCTCATCAACAATCAGAAGCTCCACAGGATTGCCCATGGGTACGTTGTACAGCCTGAATGAACTTGAAACTGTACAGAGAATGCATTTAACTCTTGTCAACAGGTATTGTTGAACAGCTCTTGTCGTGTAACAATTCGGGAGCTCCAAGTTTGTGCAGAGGTATCTTAATTCTTGCACACACAAAGATCTTGCCAGCCTGAACTTGGATCTATTGCATGAAGTGGTCTGTACACAAGTTAGTTGCTCAGGCCAGAGCACAGGGTCCCCATTGTcttctatttttattttcagCAGTTCATCAGACCATATATCATCACCATCACCCTTGCCACCATTTATCAAAGCCTCTATAATATTGATCAATTCCAGCACCTCCAGCATACATTGAAAGCTCTGTCCTGCTTCTGCATTTCTAGGATGATCATTGTATAGTATCTCAATACAATCACGCAACTTCCTAGAAAGTTTGTTGTAATCATCCTTCAAATATTGCTTGAGTGTTTTACCCTCACCATACAACTGGTACATTGACACACAATTCTCAAGAAGATCTATAAGTGAGCACAGGCGATGCCTCCAGCCTGTATTTGGCATGAAACATGGCAATAAGCGCTCAGCTCGAGATTCAAGAAATACCAATGAAAGATCATTGCCATCATCCATCTTCATATTATTCTTGTTTCCAAACAGAATAATGTCATTCAAGAAGCAGAGACTGCCATTGGCAGCCTCTCTAACAAGCTTGACAATTCGAGCTGCAACCTCCAGCACAGCAGTATTGGTAGGTGCACAGGCAAGTGCCTTTCGGCCTTTCACAAGCATAGCCCACAAGATAGTGCTTATAGTTTTTGTTTTACCAGTCCCAGGGGGGCCCCATAATAGCTTAATGGAAGAAGACTGGTCATCCATGGTTGAGACACAGTCTGCTACTGCACTGAGTTGTGATGGGTTGAGATTGAACTTCTCAAGGCCAAGGCCATCATCAATTAATCTATCAGCAATGCATTGAGATAACTGGGAACATGATGAGCTGTCATCTTCCACTACCTTCATGGAAAAATAATCAAACAAGTCAGCCATCATGAGTACACACATCCATCGTAAAATAACATAAGGGGGTGCAAAGTACAATTTTCATTATTAATAGTTTTGGTATGCTGTAAATACTAGCAAACAGTCATGTAATGCTGAGGAAAATACACCATAGAAATTCCAGCAGGTTGTCACATTTCAATCAGACAGAAATCAAGACATGCATTCTTGACTTTTTAACCTCTCTAGTATAAAAATTGTTGTACAGGAGAAAAGATGTAAAATAAGACTAGGAAGTATGTTTGCATGTAATTGATAGACATACCCTTCGGTTGTATTGCCACACCTTATCGACGAGCTCAGTACACTTTTTATTCTGAAGCCCAACAGGATTATTCTCATTTGCTCCCAGATGAAGGCATTTCCACATGCGATTGTATGTCGTCATATTCATAATATACACAGCAAACAATGGTCCTTCAGGTGTTTTTGTTTCCTCATCTGCCTCAATGGGAGTGCCAGATGACAATTGAACAATGCAGCAATTAGGTGGGaaatcatcttcttcttcactctTGAGAACCAAACCTAACACATATGATGCCTTGTTTTGTGTCAGATCAGATACATGCTTTGGTTTTTGCGGGGACATGACTATTATATCACATTCTGTGGGTTCATACGACTCTCTTGACTGTTCATCCTTCACAGGTTCTGCAATCTGAAAACCGAATATTGGATTATCATCATCAAGCTTTTGCATCTTGATTACTTTTGTAAAGCTCGCCTGAGCATAACCATCCAGTGATGAGAAAATATCAGCATGCACTTCTTCAATAAGTGGGCCAGCAAATGAATTCAAGTAACTTTCAGATGACGCGAAAGTGTTTGGTATCCGCTTGACCTGCAACAAATACCCCAGATCATTTTAGTTAAGACCTCACTAGAATTAAATTTTAAGCACGCCCAAGGCCAGGTGTGAAATGAGCAATGCCGGTAAAATCAGCAATCTTCATTGTCAAGCAGTGAGCAAGTAAATAAAATGAAGAACAAATGATTTGATCCATCGACAGATTTTTTGTGCATTTTTTGTAATTAAGGTCGATGCCTCAAGGCCAATTATGTATTGCAACCAGATCCATAtaaaaggaaatacaagatgatcCGTTTGGTGCTCCCATGTAACAACAACAGAAGGATGCAAAGTCCAGCTGAATAAACGaagaaaccaaaaaaaaaactcttgaaTTCTACTATACGTGCCAACAGATTTTATGAACAATAAACCACACACCTAGAGATCAGCACTGTCCAGCCaccaagaaacaaaaaaaaaatctctcacATTATAGCATACAAACCTACAGATTTATGATCAATAAACAACACATGACAAATGTCAAGCAAAAGGGGCTGTCAATATCACCAAATGCAATTGGAGAAGGAACTTGTTTAGGAAGATTTTACCCGAAACTGATGCTAATTAGGAAAACTCTAGTATCACAGGCTCGTAAACCAGAACATACCATACGGGATAAAGCCAGGCTGTATGCTAGGCAAAACAACAAGCACTTAGCGTGCAAGGCCCATACGCAACCCACGCCCACATCTCCGAAGTCTGAACAGAGAACCCGAATGGGGAGCAAAGGTGAGGGCAACCGCCGGCCTCCCGTGCCGTGGTGCGGGTGCAGGCACGCACTACATCGTCTCCCGGACCTCCGGCCGCGGCCGGAGAGGCGGCGACCCCGGCAGGCGGCAGCCGCTAACGACCGCGCGCGCAGCAGCAGAGGACACGATGAGGAATGGGCCGAAGAACGCTGCCGTGACGGTGACGCCGATTGCGGGACCCCCTCCCAGGTCGAGATGGGCCTGGCCCGTTTGAGGGACTCGATTGGCTGGGCCATGTCAGGTAGGCCGTAAATGGACCTTGGGCTACGGGCTTGATCCGAATATTCGAGATTTTATTTTAGGCTTGCAATCTGCAGCTTGAcgatcagattttttttttttgaaaaaggacGAGCACTGACGAACAGGACATGTGACTAGGTGGAGGCGTGAGCACCATGGTTCAGCGGCGTCACGAACTCGATGGACGATCACATAATGCATGAACAGTtcgacatgcatgcatggataaTATCCTTGGATCAATCAAAAAGTGCAGGTGTGAGGATAATACCAGCACTTCTCTTCCTGATGAGAATGAGATTCGTGCAGAACAAACAGCATAACGGAAATCAATTCACCAAGGTCgactccattttttttttggcgtTCTTAGCTTGGAGCGGGTGTAGTCGTGGTACGTACCTGATGCCTGAGGAGGTCCCTGTTGAAGATATCGTCGATGGACCAGGAGAACACCTTCCGCTCCAGAGAGCTAGGGGAGAACCGGTCCTTGTTCAAGGCCCAGTAGCTCTCCACGGCCTCCATCTTGTCCACCACCCGGACCACCCTGTAGAGCTTGTTCTTGCTGCTGTTCATGCTGCTCTCTTCCCTGTccctcagccggttcatctGCCGCGCCTGTTCAGTGTTGAGGCAGGCAGCGAGTGCGAGACGAACCGGCGGAAATGGAATATGCACAACTCGCGGACGCGCCTTTATAGATGAGCACCGCACACACCCGGCCGTTCGGATTCTGGAGACGCATCGATTGCTCCGGATGGCCTGGGCCGTTGGATGGATCGCGCGGGTACTgagaggcacgggcgcgggcgtcGTCTCGTTTCCGATGATGGGCGCACGCGCCGCGCCAGGCTTCCCAGGCAATGGGTACTCCACTGTTGTTCCTAGTTTCCGATGGATTCGAGAAGGAGATCCAAACCCAACGCAAAGCCTAAGACTTCGTTTGGATGTAAATATTGAGTTCTTAGAATTAAATTGAGCACCAATA
This sequence is a window from Panicum virgatum strain AP13 chromosome 7K, P.virgatum_v5, whole genome shotgun sequence. Protein-coding genes within it:
- the LOC120641558 gene encoding uncharacterized protein LOC120641558 isoform X1; translated protein: MNRLRDREESSMNSSKNKLYRVVRVVDKMEAVESYWALNKDRFSPSSLERKVFSWSIDDIFNRDLLRHQVKRIPNTFASSESYLNSFAGPLIEEVHADIFSSLDGYAQASFTKVIKMQKLDDDNPIFGFQIAEPVKDEQSRESYEPTECDIIVMSPQKPKHVSDLTQNKASYVLGLVLKSEEEDDFPPNCCIVQLSSGTPIEADEETKTPEGPLFAVYIMNMTTYNRMWKCLHLGANENNPVGLQNKKCTELVDKVWQYNRRVVEDDSSSCSQLSQCIADRLIDDGLGLEKFNLNPSQLSAVADCVSTMDDQSSSIKLLWGPPGTGKTKTISTILWAMLVKGRKALACAPTNTAVLEVAARIVKLVREAANGSLCFLNDIILFGNKNNMKMDDGNDLSLVFLESRAERLLPCFMPNTGWRHRLCSLIDLLENCVSMYQLYGEGKTLKQYLKDDYNKLSRKLRDCIEILYNDHPRNAEAGQSFQCMLEVLELINIIEALINGGKGDGDDIWSDELLKIKIEDNGDPVLWPEQLTCVQTTSCNRSKFRLARSLCVQELRYLCTNLELPNCYTTRAVQQYLLTRVKCILCTVSSSFRLYNVPMGNPVELLIVDEAAQLKECETLIPLQLPGIRQAVLIGDEYQLPAFVKSTISDSASFGRSVFERLSSLGYSKHLLNVQYRMHPDISNFPVDTFYNGKVSDGPNVTHENYNKKFLTGMLFGPYSFINVEGGHETTERYGRSLKNTIEVAVVVRMVQRLFKEAVSTGIKLSVGVVSPYNAQVRAIQEKLGKSYSMYDGFSVKVKSVDGFQGAEEDVIIISTVRSNGAGSVGFLANLQRTNVALTRAKHCLWIVGNGTTLSSSNSVWQKMIKNAQARGCFFDVNEDKDLSNAVTKAIIELDDAENSMNMESLHISRPRFQKTKLKYRP
- the LOC120641558 gene encoding uncharacterized protein LOC120641558 isoform X2 translates to MVKRIPNTFASSESYLNSFAGPLIEEVHADIFSSLDGYAQASFTKVIKMQKLDDDNPIFGFQIAEPVKDEQSRESYEPTECDIIVMSPQKPKHVSDLTQNKASYVLGLVLKSEEEDDFPPNCCIVQLSSGTPIEADEETKTPEGPLFAVYIMNMTTYNRMWKCLHLGANENNPVGLQNKKCTELVDKVWQYNRRVVEDDSSSCSQLSQCIADRLIDDGLGLEKFNLNPSQLSAVADCVSTMDDQSSSIKLLWGPPGTGKTKTISTILWAMLVKGRKALACAPTNTAVLEVAARIVKLVREAANGSLCFLNDIILFGNKNNMKMDDGNDLSLVFLESRAERLLPCFMPNTGWRHRLCSLIDLLENCVSMYQLYGEGKTLKQYLKDDYNKLSRKLRDCIEILYNDHPRNAEAGQSFQCMLEVLELINIIEALINGGKGDGDDIWSDELLKIKIEDNGDPVLWPEQLTCVQTTSCNRSKFRLARSLCVQELRYLCTNLELPNCYTTRAVQQYLLTRVKCILCTVSSSFRLYNVPMGNPVELLIVDEAAQLKECETLIPLQLPGIRQAVLIGDEYQLPAFVKSTISDSASFGRSVFERLSSLGYSKHLLNVQYRMHPDISNFPVDTFYNGKVSDGPNVTHENYNKKFLTGMLFGPYSFINVEGGHETTERYGRSLKNTIEVAVVVRMVQRLFKEAVSTGIKLSVGVVSPYNAQVRAIQEKLGKSYSMYDGFSVKVKSVDGFQGAEEDVIIISTVRSNGAGSVGFLANLQRTNVALTRAKHCLWIVGNGTTLSSSNSVWQKMIKNAQARGCFFDVNEDKDLSNAVTKAIIELDDAENSMNMESLHISRPRFQKTKLKYRP
- the LOC120641558 gene encoding uncharacterized protein LOC120641558 isoform X3, with the protein product MNRLRDREESSMNSSKNKLYRVVRVVDKMEAVESYWALNKDRFSPSSLERKVFSWSIDDIFNRDLLRHQVKRIPNTFASSESYLNSFAGPLIEEVHADIFSSLDGYAQASFTKVIKMQKLDDDNPIFGFQIAEPVKDEQSRESYEPTECDIIVMSPQKPKHVSDLTQNKASYVLGLVLKSEEEDDFPPNCCIVQLSSGTPIEADEETKTPEGPLFAVYIMNMTTYNRMWKCLHLGANENNPVGLQNKKCTELVDKVWQYNRRVVEDDSSSCSQLSQCIADRLIDDGLGLEKFNLNPSQLSAVADCVSTMDDQSSSIKLLWGPPGTGKTKTISTILWAMLVKGRKALACAPTNTAVLEVAARIVKLVREAANGSLCFLNDIILFGNKNNMKMDDGNDLSLVFLESRAERLLPCFMPNTGWRHRLCSLIDLLENCVSMYQLYGEGKTLKQYLKDDYNKLSRKLRDCIEILYNDHPRNAEAGQSFQCMLEVLELINIIEALINGGKGDGDDIWSDELLKIKIEDNGDPVLWPEQLTCVQTTSCNRSKFRLARSLCVQELRYLCTNLELPNCYTTRAVQQYLLTRVKCILCTVSSSFRLYNVPMGNPVELLIVDEAAQLKECETLIPLQLPGIRQAVLIGDEYQLPAFVKSTISDSASFGRSVFERLSSLGYSKHLLNVQYRMHPDISNFPVDTFYNGKVSDGPNVTHENYNKKFLTGMLFGPYSFINVEGGHETTERYGRSLKNTIEVAVVVRMVQRLFKVQRQFLQESNFPSV